A stretch of DNA from Verrucomicrobiia bacterium:
TGGCGCCCAGCGTTTCCAAATATCCTCCGGCTTTTCATACAATACAAACGTGGTGCCGTTGGGTGCCTGCCTCTGAACCTCGGGCGGAGTGGCAAATTCGATTCCCCCGCTCAGCAGCGTCTGGGGCGATTCGGCGCTGATCTCGGCGCCACGCAGCAAACCGAAATGCACATTAATCCCGCCTGCATTCCAGAACTTGGAATTGAGCCGGACCAGCGGCGCATATTCGGGCCGAATCCGGGCCCGGATGACTACTTCATCGCCCGTGTCGCCGAGTTGATAGCCCAGGACCTCGCCGACCTGGATGCCGCGATAGAAAACCGGCGTCTGCTCGCGCACCGAGTCCAAATCAGGCGACACCAGCGTAATGCGCAGTGCTTGAGGTTCGGGCGGGACAGGCGCTTTCTCCGAAGCGACAAACGTATTGGTTGGAGCGCCGGTTCCGGGTTGCACGGTGATGTATTCACCCGAAATGATCGTGCGCAGGCCGCTGATCGAGCCGAGCTTTACCTCGGGGCGAACGATCCAGAAGATTGCGCCCGCGCGGGCCAGGTCTTTTGCCGAGGTCACCAGCCGGGCTGTGACTTTTACCTGCGCATCGCCTTTCCTCAGCTCGATGGTATTCACCTCACCCACCTCAGCTCCGCGAAATTTGACCGGCGTATTCCCCGCTTCAAGGCCTTCCGCACTTTGAAAATAGATGGTAATGAGCGGACCCGAAGCGATGAAATCGTGGTAAACAAACCACACGCACAAAGCCGCCGCCCCCAGCGGAATAAGCCAGAGCAGCCAAACAGAGCGGCTCTTCTTCACCTTCGCTTCCGGCACGCTCTCGACCTCGCCCGCTCTGTCGTGGGTTTTATTCATAGCGCCTCTTCTCCTCCGGTGTGTCCCAAAGCAACCGCGGGTCGAAACTCAGGGTCGCCAGCAGGGTCAACGCCACCACCGCAGTGAAGGAGAACACGCCCCGGCCCGGATGCACCGTAGCGACCCGGCCCATCTCGATCATCGACACCGCTATCGCGAGGAGAAACACCTCGAGCATGTTCCACGGATCGATGATCCGGATGACCTGGTAAATCCACGTCCGCGCCTTTTTCCACCGCTGCCAATCCAGCGTCACACAGATGAACAGCAGGCCCAGAATCTTCAGGGCCGGCGATAAAATGCTCGTAAAGAAGACCAGCGTCCCTATCCCATACTCCTGATAGCTGAACAGGGAACGGATGGCCTGGAAGATGGTTGTTTGGGAATGCATCCCGTGATACTCCGCGGTAATCAGCGGATAAAAATTCGATGGGAAATAAAGCAGCAGCGCCGCCAGCGAAAAAACCAGCGTGCGCATCCGGCTATACCGCCGGCGATGGACCAAAACAAAGTTGCAGCGCGCGCAGCGGGCAACCGAACCGTCCGGCACCGGCTGCACCCGCTGGACCAAACCGCAAGTCTGGCAAGCGACAAGCTTTTCCATCCCCAGGCAGCGAACACAATTCCAGTTTAAATTGGGCGAAATTGGCCGGGATGCAACTGGGGTGAAATGGGGTGCGCCCGTAGAGGGCGCAGCAATGTTGGAAAAAATGAGCGTTGAAACAGTTCAAACGGAGGAACCCAGTCCGTTCACAGGGTTAATCTTTGCGTTCTTTGCGTTCTCTTGCGGCTGATCGACCGGCGGACCCGCGTTTTTACTTCCCCTTCAGAGTGGCGATGCCGTAATCCCGGTTGAGCTTCGCAATAAAGCTCAAGCTGATTTCCTTCGGGCAAACCGCTTCGCACGAACCCGTCACGGTGCAATTGCCAAATCCCTCGGCATCCATTTGCCGGACCATGTTGAGGGCGCGCCGGTCTTTCTCGGCTTTTCCCTGGGGCAGCAGATTCAAATGAGAAACCTTGGCAGCCACGAAGAGCATCGCCGAAGCGTTCTTGCAAACCGCCACACAGGCCCCGCAGCCGATGCAGGCAGCCGCATCCATCGAGCGGTCGGCTGTGTTCTTGGCGACGGGAATCGCATTGGCATCCGGGGTGCCCCCCGTGCTGACGGACACAAAGCCGCCGGCCTGGATGATTCGGTCCAGGGCGCGGCGGTTGGTGACGAGGTCTTTGATGACGGGAAAGGCCTTGGCGCGCCAGGGCTCGATGGTGATGGTCTGCCCGTCTTTGAAGTGGCGCATGTGCAACTGGCAGGTGGCGGTGCCCTTATGTCCCCCGTGAGGGACGCCGTTGATGACCAGCGAACACATCCCGCAGATGCCTTCGCGGCAATCCGAATCAAATGCGATTGGCTCCTGGCCCGACTCGATCAAACCCTCGTTGACCACATCGAGCATTTCCAGGAATGACATGTCCTCCAGGACATCCTTGGCCTGATAGGTCTCGAATCGGCCCAGCGCCTGGCCATTTTTTTGCCGCCAAATTCGTAACGTCAG
This window harbors:
- a CDS encoding MlaD family protein gives rise to the protein MNKTHDRAGEVESVPEAKVKKSRSVWLLWLIPLGAAALCVWFVYHDFIASGPLITIYFQSAEGLEAGNTPVKFRGAEVGEVNTIELRKGDAQVKVTARLVTSAKDLARAGAIFWIVRPEVKLGSISGLRTIISGEYITVQPGTGAPTNTFVASEKAPVPPEPQALRITLVSPDLDSVREQTPVFYRGIQVGEVLGYQLGDTGDEVVIRARIRPEYAPLVRLNSKFWNAGGINVHFGLLRGAEISAESPQTLLSGGIEFATPPEVQRQAPNGTTFVLYEKPEDIWKRWAPNIPLKLPAQAPPTVTPTQFK
- a CDS encoding paraquat-inducible protein A; protein product: MEKLVACQTCGLVQRVQPVPDGSVARCARCNFVLVHRRRYSRMRTLVFSLAALLLYFPSNFYPLITAEYHGMHSQTTIFQAIRSLFSYQEYGIGTLVFFTSILSPALKILGLLFICVTLDWQRWKKARTWIYQVIRIIDPWNMLEVFLLAIAVSMIEMGRVATVHPGRGVFSFTAVVALTLLATLSFDPRLLWDTPEEKRRYE
- a CDS encoding succinate dehydrogenase/fumarate reductase iron-sulfur subunit; amino-acid sequence: MNLTLRIWRQKNGQALGRFETYQAKDVLEDMSFLEMLDVVNEGLIESGQEPIAFDSDCREGICGMCSLVINGVPHGGHKGTATCQLHMRHFKDGQTITIEPWRAKAFPVIKDLVTNRRALDRIIQAGGFVSVSTGGTPDANAIPVAKNTADRSMDAAACIGCGACVAVCKNASAMLFVAAKVSHLNLLPQGKAEKDRRALNMVRQMDAEGFGNCTVTGSCEAVCPKEISLSFIAKLNRDYGIATLKGK